TGCGGCCTTTCTCAGGACGATCACCAGGGCGCCCTCGCCGCCCCAGTCGCGGGGGGCGGGCCGCCAGCCGGCCACGTCCTCGGGATGATCCTTGAGCCAGCGCCGGACCAGCGGGGCGATGACGGGCGCGCCCTCGGAGCGCAGGCCCTTGCCGTGCACCACGAGCAGCTCGCGGGTGC
This window of the bacterium genome carries:
- a CDS encoding Smr/MutS family protein; protein product: TRELLVVHGKGLRSEGAPVIAPLVRRWLKDHPEDVAGWRPAPRDWGGEGALVIVLRKAAS